The DNA sequence CGACGCTCCGTAAGGAGCGAGCAGGATGGCCAACTTCGTCAGGACATCTGCCGCTTCTGGCGGATCGACCAGAAGCACAAGCTGGATCGCGCGGGCCGGAGCGGCGAGCCGCGGCGTCTTGCGCACATGCATTTCGCGAGAGAGCGAGGCGCGATGCCGATGGCTTCGCTCGATCAATCCCGTAAAGCCCGCTGTCTCAGCCATCCCGTACCCCTTCGGCCTCCTTTATTTACTCCGACAATTGCTGCGAGGCAATGGCTCAGGCGTCTTCGTAGAGTTCGAGCGGCAGGCCATCGGGATCGGCGAAGAACGTGAAGCGCTGGCCGGTATATTCATCGACGCGGATGGGTTCGCATTCGATACCATGATCGGCGAGTCGGGCGACTTCCACGTCGATATCGGCGACCATGAAGGATAGGTGGCGCAGTCCGCAGGCTTCCGGGCGCGACGGGCGGGCCGGCGGCGAGGGAAACGAAAAAAGCTCGATTTGCGCGTTCCCGACGTCGATATCGCATTTCCAGCTGTCCCGGGCCTCCCGATATACTTCGCGGATGATCGGAAAGCCCAGGATCTGGGTGTAGAAATGGCGCGATCGTGGATAGTCCGAGCCGATGATGGCGATATGGTGGACGCCGCGCAGCCCCATTGATTAACGCTCGATCTGGCTGACGTCGCGCACTGCGCCCTTGGCGGCGTTGGTGGTCATTGCGGCATAGGCGCGCAGGGCAGGCGAGACTTCGCGCTTGCGGCCCAGCGGTTTCCACGCCCTGGCGCCGCGCGCCTCCATCTCGGCGCGGCGGGCGTCCAATATGCTGTCGTCCAGATCGACCCTGATGACGCGGGCGGGGATGTCGATGACGATCGGGTCGCCGGTCTGTACCAGCGCGATCAGGCCGCCTTCCGCCGCCTCGGGCGACACATGGCCGATCGACAGGCCCGACGTCCCGCCGGAAAAGCGCCCATCGGTGATGAGCGCGCAGGCCTTGCCCAGTCCCTTCGACTTGAGATAGCT is a window from the Sphingobium sp. V4 genome containing:
- a CDS encoding VOC family protein, which produces MGLRGVHHIAIIGSDYPRSRHFYTQILGFPIIREVYREARDSWKCDIDVGNAQIELFSFPSPPARPSRPEACGLRHLSFMVADIDVEVARLADHGIECEPIRVDEYTGQRFTFFADPDGLPLELYEDA